In Bacillota bacterium, the DNA window GGGGCGCCGGCCGCCTCCGGCCAGGACCGCCGGCCCAAAGCGTAGCCCGCCGTTCACCGTTCTGTTGCAGATTGTTAACGTTTCCGATGCAGCGTGTTTTCCGGTGGCGGCGCGTCCGTAACGGTACGGGGCGACAATGGCCGCGGGCTCAAAACGAGCGAAAGCCTGAGAAACCTCGAAAGGAGGCCTGGCGGTGAAAGTCTCTACTGCCGGGACTCGCCTGGCCGTTGGAACGCTTTTCAAGGTTTTGTCAAGCATCGGGCTCATACTGGCCGCCGCCGCTGTGCCCGCTTCGGTGGCGTCACGCACCGTCAGCCTGACCGGGGCAGGCGCTTCGTTCCCGTACCCCGTCTACAGCAAGTGGATCGACGAATACCACAAGCTCCATCCCGAGGTTCGCATCAACTACCAATCCATCGGCAGCGGCGGCGGGATCCGGCAGCTCATGGCGGGGACGGTTGACTTCGGCGGCAGCGATGCCTACCTCTCCGACGAGCAGCTCCGGTCGGCGCCCGCGAAGCTCCTCCACATCCCAACCGTCATGGGCGCCGTAGCCGTCACCTACAACCTCCCCGGGCTCGCCCGGCCCCTCCGGTTGACCCCAGACGTCCTGGCCGACATCTTCCTTGGCCGCATTACGCGCTGGAACGACCGCCGCATACGCGAGGCCAACCCCGGAGTCTCGCTTCCAAACCGGCCCATCGTGGTGGTGCGCCGCAGCGACGGCAGCGGGACGACCTTCATCTTCACGAGCTACCTCTCCAGGGTCAGCCAGGACTGGGCGCAGCGGGTTGGCAGCGGAACGGCCGTGTCGTGGCCCGTCGGCGTGGGCGCGCCGCAGAATGACGGCGTGGCGGGCCAGGTGCGACAGATACCGGGAGCGATCGGCTACGTGGAACTCGCCTATGCGCTCCAGAACAGGATGGCGTACGCGGCGCTGCGCAACCGGGACGGTGAGTTCGTGCTGCCGTCCCTGGAGAGCACCAGCGCGGCGGCTGCCGGCGTCACGGTACCCGACGACCTCCGGACGCTCATCGTGGACGCGCCCGGTAAAGACTCCTACCCCATTGCGGCGTTTACCTACATCCTCATCCAGGAGGCGCAGCCCGATGCGGTGAAGGGTAAGGCGCTGGTGGATTTTCTGTGGTGGGCCGTACACGACGGCCAGAAATTCGCCCCGGTGCTGCATTACGCGCCCCTGCCCCCGTCCGTGGTGGAGCGGGTGGAGAAGGCGTTGCGCCAGGTGACCTATCAGGGAAAGCCGCTGCTGAAGCCATGAGCAACGGACGGCCGGAGGCCGGGAAGACCACCCGCCGGGAGATGCATTGGCAGCCGGCGGCGCAGAGAGGGTTGGAGAGTGGCGAAGACGCTTCGTAAGAGGCGGGCCGGCGACGTTGCCTTTCGGTGGCTGGCCCAGGCGGCGGCGTGCACCATCCTGGCGCTCGTCGCTGCCATGGGCACCGTCCTCGGCATCGACGCCTGGCCCTCCCTGCGGACGTTCGGCCTCTCGTTTGCGCTGAGCACCGAGTGGGATCCGGTCCGGAGCCAGTTCGGCGGCCTGCCCTTCCTGTTCGGAACCCTGGTCACCTCCCTTCTGGCGCTGCTTCTGGCCGTCCCGGTGAGCTTCGGCGTCGCGATCTTCCTGGCGGAGTACGCGCCCCGGTGGCTTCGCCAGCCGCTCTCGTTCATGGTGGAACTGCTCGCCGCCATTCCGAGCATCGTTTACGGGCTCTGGGGGCTGTTCGTGCTGGTGCCCCTGATCCGCGACTACGTCGAACTCCCGCTGGGCACGTACCTGGGCGCCGTCCCGCTCTTCTCGGGCCCGCCGTACGGGCTCGGCATGCTGGCCGCGGGGGCCGTGCTGGCGATTATGATTACCCCCACTATCTCCGCCATCAGCCGGGAAGTGCTGGCCGCGGTGCCCCGCACGCAGCACGAAGCGGCCCTGGCCCTGGGGGCGACCCGGTGGGAGTCCATCCGTATGGCGGCGTCGGGATACGCCCGGGCCGGGATTATCGGCGCCGTCGTCCTGGGCCTGGGCCGGGCGCTGGGCGAGACGATGGCGGTGACCATGGTCATCGGCAACCGCCCGCAGATCACGGCGTCGCTTTTCGAGCTCGGGTCCACCATGGCTAGCGTGATTGCCAACGAGTTCGCCGAGGCGGACTCCGATCTTTACCTGTC includes these proteins:
- the pstS gene encoding phosphate ABC transporter substrate-binding protein PstS, with the protein product MKVSTAGTRLAVGTLFKVLSSIGLILAAAAVPASVASRTVSLTGAGASFPYPVYSKWIDEYHKLHPEVRINYQSIGSGGGIRQLMAGTVDFGGSDAYLSDEQLRSAPAKLLHIPTVMGAVAVTYNLPGLARPLRLTPDVLADIFLGRITRWNDRRIREANPGVSLPNRPIVVVRRSDGSGTTFIFTSYLSRVSQDWAQRVGSGTAVSWPVGVGAPQNDGVAGQVRQIPGAIGYVELAYALQNRMAYAALRNRDGEFVLPSLESTSAAAAGVTVPDDLRTLIVDAPGKDSYPIAAFTYILIQEAQPDAVKGKALVDFLWWAVHDGQKFAPVLHYAPLPPSVVERVEKALRQVTYQGKPLLKP
- the pstC gene encoding phosphate ABC transporter permease subunit PstC; translated protein: MAKTLRKRRAGDVAFRWLAQAAACTILALVAAMGTVLGIDAWPSLRTFGLSFALSTEWDPVRSQFGGLPFLFGTLVTSLLALLLAVPVSFGVAIFLAEYAPRWLRQPLSFMVELLAAIPSIVYGLWGLFVLVPLIRDYVELPLGTYLGAVPLFSGPPYGLGMLAAGAVLAIMITPTISAISREVLAAVPRTQHEAALALGATRWESIRMAASGYARAGIIGAVVLGLGRALGETMAVTMVIGNRPQITASLFELGSTMASVIANEFAEADSDLYLSALVEVGLMLFLLTFALNLAARALVQRVARGVSAASGRL